In one window of Haloprofundus halophilus DNA:
- a CDS encoding SpoVR family protein, whose product MRPNRLTARKEATKLEEPTREAAALARKLGLEPYPVNYWVVSYDEMNALIAYGGFQTRYPHWRWGMTYDRQQKQDQFGMGKAFEIVNNDDPSHAFLQESNTLADQKAVITHVEAHADFFANNSWFGLFGGDLDAAAMLERHSEAIANYMEDPEIDRAEVEKFIDAVLCLEDCIDQHRPFDEAADPRERTTPEDLRERLEGMNISDEVRRQVFDEEWLDRLAEAEEAAADLTDPQKDVLGYLQQHGMQYDEEEGRAAEMEPWQRDVLDMLRTEAYYFAPQKMTKVMNEGWAAYWESLMMGEERFAGENEFLLYADHQAKVLGSPGLNPYKLGKELWEYIENTTNRREVADKLLRVEGVSWRNFHEVVDFDEVQGLLQPNPALDGIRPDTLDELVALGDDPRVDAETLDRAVSEYAADELDEDERTVDVDKYPWKVLTYEGLAERHFSLVKPQNRGFLGRIRRSELEQLSRYMFDDEQYATVEEALAAIDHAAGWDRMREIRESHNDVTFLDAFLTQEFVTTNHYFTYEFTRASGDFRVTSTDYQDVKKKLLLQFTNFGKPTVAVYDGNYGNRNELLLGHQYNGIMLDLGEAKQVLKRTYDLWGHPVNLMTIIKEYDDHDVEVARRRNREPTPVENGIRIRYDGETFEHHDLEPELRERIAAGDIDYDTKPDEWLS is encoded by the coding sequence ATGAGACCGAACCGACTGACGGCGAGAAAGGAAGCGACGAAACTCGAAGAACCGACGCGCGAGGCGGCGGCGCTCGCGCGAAAACTCGGCCTCGAACCGTACCCGGTGAACTACTGGGTCGTCAGCTACGACGAGATGAACGCGCTCATCGCCTACGGCGGCTTCCAGACCCGGTACCCGCACTGGCGCTGGGGGATGACGTACGACCGCCAGCAGAAACAGGACCAGTTCGGGATGGGCAAGGCGTTCGAGATCGTCAACAACGACGACCCGAGCCACGCGTTCCTCCAGGAGTCGAACACGCTGGCCGACCAGAAGGCGGTCATCACCCACGTCGAGGCCCACGCCGACTTCTTCGCCAACAACAGTTGGTTCGGACTGTTCGGCGGCGACCTCGACGCCGCGGCGATGCTCGAACGCCACTCCGAGGCCATCGCGAACTACATGGAGGACCCCGAAATCGACCGCGCGGAGGTCGAGAAGTTCATCGACGCGGTGCTCTGCTTGGAGGACTGTATCGACCAGCACCGCCCGTTCGACGAGGCGGCCGACCCCCGCGAGCGGACGACGCCCGAGGACCTCCGCGAGCGACTGGAGGGGATGAACATCTCCGACGAGGTGCGCAGACAGGTGTTCGACGAGGAGTGGCTCGACCGACTGGCCGAGGCCGAGGAGGCCGCCGCCGACCTCACCGACCCGCAGAAGGACGTGCTCGGCTACCTCCAGCAGCACGGGATGCAGTACGACGAGGAGGAGGGGAGAGCCGCCGAGATGGAGCCGTGGCAGCGCGACGTGCTCGACATGCTGCGGACGGAGGCGTACTACTTCGCCCCGCAGAAGATGACGAAGGTGATGAACGAGGGGTGGGCCGCCTACTGGGAGTCGCTGATGATGGGCGAAGAGCGGTTCGCGGGCGAAAACGAGTTCCTGCTGTACGCCGACCACCAGGCGAAGGTGCTCGGGTCGCCGGGGCTGAACCCGTACAAACTCGGCAAGGAACTGTGGGAGTACATCGAGAACACGACGAACCGCCGGGAGGTGGCCGACAAACTCCTCCGCGTCGAGGGCGTCTCGTGGCGCAACTTCCACGAAGTCGTCGACTTCGACGAGGTGCAGGGGCTCCTGCAACCGAACCCCGCGCTCGACGGCATCCGTCCGGACACGCTGGACGAACTCGTCGCCCTGGGCGACGACCCGCGCGTCGACGCCGAGACACTCGACCGAGCGGTTTCCGAGTACGCCGCCGACGAACTCGACGAGGACGAGCGAACCGTCGACGTCGACAAGTACCCGTGGAAGGTGCTCACCTACGAGGGACTCGCCGAGCGGCATTTCTCGCTGGTCAAACCCCAAAACCGGGGCTTCCTCGGCCGCATCCGGCGCTCGGAACTCGAACAGCTCTCGCGCTACATGTTCGACGACGAGCAGTACGCGACGGTCGAGGAGGCGCTCGCGGCTATCGACCACGCCGCCGGGTGGGACCGGATGCGCGAGATCCGCGAGAGTCACAACGACGTGACGTTCCTCGACGCGTTCCTCACGCAGGAGTTCGTCACGACCAACCACTACTTCACCTACGAGTTCACCCGCGCCAGCGGTGACTTCCGCGTGACGAGCACCGACTACCAGGACGTGAAGAAGAAACTGCTGCTGCAGTTCACGAACTTCGGCAAACCCACCGTCGCCGTCTACGACGGCAACTACGGCAACCGGAACGAACTGCTCTTGGGCCACCAGTACAACGGCATCATGCTCGATTTGGGCGAGGCCAAGCAGGTGCTGAAGCGGACGTACGACCTGTGGGGCCACCCGGTGAATCTGATGACGATCATCAAAGAGTACGACGACCACGACGTCGAGGTGGCCCGCCGGCGTAACCGCGAACCGACGCCCGTCGAGAACGGTATCCGTATCCGCTACGACGGCGAGACGTTCGAGCACCACGACCTCGAACCGGAGCTGAGAGAGCGGATCGCCGCCGGCGACATCGACTACGACACGAAACCCGACGAGTGGCTCTCGTAG
- the sdhC gene encoding succinate dehydrogenase, cytochrome b556 subunit yields MSQSYNRGLVEDFGRWREFSAGMWAWIFHKFTGWVLVGYLFTHIAVLSTALTGASAYTNTIQGLEALAVVRILEVGLLAVAVFHILNGLRLLFVDLGVGLEAQDKSFYASLVLTGAIVVASIPTFVSGAF; encoded by the coding sequence ATGAGTCAATCGTACAATCGAGGCCTCGTGGAGGACTTCGGCCGCTGGCGGGAGTTCTCGGCCGGCATGTGGGCCTGGATTTTCCACAAGTTCACCGGATGGGTGCTGGTGGGCTACTTGTTCACCCACATCGCCGTCCTCTCGACGGCGCTGACGGGCGCGAGCGCCTACACCAACACCATCCAAGGGCTGGAAGCACTCGCTGTCGTGCGCATCCTCGAAGTGGGGCTGCTCGCGGTGGCCGTGTTCCACATCCTCAACGGGCTCCGACTGCTGTTCGTCGACCTCGGCGTCGGACTGGAGGCACAGGACAAGAGTTTCTACGCGTCGCTGGTACTGACGGGCGCGATCGTCGTCGCCAGTATCCCGACGTTCGTCTCGGGGGCGTTCTGA
- a CDS encoding DNA-3-methyladenine glycosylase family protein has product MTDEAETVLRRDPVMAELIDRHDPYSEPNWSEYERLCISIINQQLSTASAAAVRERVFELLEGDVTPEAVLDADEAALRDAGLSRMKTEYLRNAARAFRRNDYTKEGLAAHTDDEVVDRLTEIKGVGEWTARMYLLFVLEREDVLPLGDLAVRRGIELLYGDGEEITRAEMREVAEAWRPFRSVATKYIWAEYESDS; this is encoded by the coding sequence ATGACCGACGAGGCCGAAACCGTGCTCCGCCGAGACCCCGTGATGGCGGAACTCATCGACAGACACGACCCCTACTCCGAACCGAACTGGAGCGAGTACGAGCGACTCTGCATCTCCATCATCAACCAACAGCTCTCCACCGCGAGCGCCGCCGCCGTCAGAGAGCGCGTCTTCGAGCTGCTGGAGGGCGACGTGACGCCGGAGGCGGTGCTGGACGCCGACGAGGCGGCGCTGCGCGACGCGGGGCTCTCGCGGATGAAGACCGAGTATCTGCGCAACGCCGCCCGGGCGTTCCGGCGAAACGACTACACGAAGGAGGGGTTGGCCGCACACACCGACGACGAGGTCGTCGACCGACTCACCGAAATCAAAGGCGTCGGCGAGTGGACCGCGCGTATGTACCTCCTGTTCGTCCTCGAGCGAGAGGACGTCCTGCCGCTGGGCGACCTCGCCGTCCGACGAGGTATCGAACTGCTGTACGGCGACGGCGAGGAGATAACGCGCGCGGAGATGCGAGAAGTCGCCGAAGCGTGGCGGCCGTTCCGTTCGGTCGCGACGAAGTACATCTGGGCCGAGTACGAATCCGACTCCTGA
- a CDS encoding DUF7344 domain-containing protein, producing MANTELLTGRPTEQPSEERLSRDVSFSILSNHRRRYVLHHLKRVGEPLTIRELAEQVAAWENDCRIEELTYKQRKRVYTSLHQTHLPKLDSYGIIDYEQGRGVATLTERATELDAYLEVVERDDVSWSQYYLGLASVSLAALAATGAGVPPFTQVSDLTYAALIAGTLLVSASVHAYRMRRTRLGATELPAELASTAPEREGRLRRLLDTR from the coding sequence ATGGCGAACACGGAGCTACTAACGGGTCGTCCAACCGAGCAGCCTTCCGAGGAGCGACTGTCGAGAGACGTCTCTTTTTCGATACTATCGAACCACCGGCGCCGGTACGTGTTGCACCACCTCAAGCGGGTCGGCGAACCGCTCACTATCCGCGAGTTGGCCGAGCAGGTCGCCGCGTGGGAGAACGACTGTCGCATCGAGGAGTTGACGTACAAGCAGCGAAAGCGCGTCTACACCTCGTTGCACCAGACGCATCTACCGAAGCTCGACAGCTACGGCATCATCGACTACGAACAGGGTCGGGGGGTGGCGACGCTCACCGAGCGAGCGACGGAACTCGACGCGTACCTCGAAGTCGTCGAGCGCGACGACGTTTCGTGGAGCCAGTACTACCTCGGGTTGGCGAGCGTCTCGTTGGCCGCGCTCGCGGCGACCGGTGCCGGAGTGCCGCCGTTCACACAGGTCTCGGACCTCACGTACGCGGCACTCATCGCGGGGACACTGCTGGTCTCGGCGAGCGTCCACGCCTACCGGATGCGGCGGACGCGACTCGGCGCGACCGAGCTCCCGGCCGAACTCGCATCGACCGCTCCCGAGCGCGAGGGACGCTTGAGACGACTTCTCGATACGCGCTGA
- a CDS encoding 3-hydroxyacyl-CoA dehydrogenase/enoyl-CoA hydratase family protein, with amino-acid sequence MELDDVNSITVLGAGNMGHGIAEVAALAGYDVVLRDINEEFVRNGYDQIEWSLGKLAEKDQLTEEEADAALERVTPVVDLGDAVADADVVIEAVPEKMEIKKDVYGELEANAPDHTVFATNTSSLSITELSEVTERPERFCGMHFFNPPVRMPLVEVISGAHTDEETMDLVEGLAESMGKSPVRVRKDSPGFIVNRILVPLMNEAAWIVHDDVATVEEVDSTTKFDIGLPMGSFELADQVGIDVGYHVLEYMHEVLGDAYEPCPLLAEKVENENLGKKTGKGFYDYENGGVDVPTDAARDDVKHRLLAVMANEVAALVENDVADADAIDRAVMLGGGFPDGPAKMADDAGLSTLVETLDELREETDAERYEVVDHLRELAESGEGFHGGDDGEEGSLEFDNVRVEMEGAVAHVVLDRPHRLNTISGDLMDDLSDAIDALSEDDEVRAILLTGAGDRAFSAGADVTSMAAGGADPIPAVELSRKGQQTFGKLEECDKPVVVGIDGYCLGGGMELAACADLRIATERSELGQPEHDLGLLPGWGGTVRLQRIVGTGRAKEIIFTAERYDAETMADYGFLNRVVDNDELEAEAMELAQSLAGGPPIAQRYTKRAMHRGWEDTEAGLEVEAQAFGILFTTDDLMEGVMAFSSDREPEFEGK; translated from the coding sequence ATGGAACTGGATGACGTCAACAGTATCACCGTTCTCGGTGCGGGGAACATGGGCCACGGCATCGCGGAGGTCGCGGCGCTCGCCGGCTACGACGTGGTGCTGCGCGACATCAACGAGGAGTTCGTCCGGAACGGCTACGACCAGATCGAGTGGAGTCTCGGGAAGCTGGCCGAGAAAGACCAGCTAACCGAGGAGGAAGCCGACGCCGCGCTCGAACGGGTCACGCCCGTCGTCGACCTCGGCGACGCCGTCGCCGACGCCGACGTGGTCATCGAGGCCGTCCCCGAGAAGATGGAGATAAAGAAGGACGTCTACGGGGAACTGGAGGCGAACGCCCCCGACCACACCGTCTTCGCGACGAACACGTCGAGTCTCTCCATCACCGAACTCTCGGAGGTGACCGAACGACCCGAGCGGTTCTGCGGGATGCACTTCTTCAATCCCCCCGTCCGGATGCCGCTGGTCGAAGTCATCTCCGGCGCGCACACCGACGAGGAGACGATGGACCTCGTGGAAGGTCTCGCCGAGTCGATGGGGAAATCGCCGGTCCGCGTCCGAAAGGACAGTCCCGGGTTCATCGTCAACCGCATCCTCGTCCCGCTGATGAACGAGGCGGCGTGGATCGTCCACGACGACGTCGCCACCGTCGAGGAGGTCGACAGCACGACGAAGTTCGACATCGGCCTGCCGATGGGCAGCTTCGAACTCGCAGACCAGGTCGGTATCGACGTGGGCTACCACGTCCTCGAGTACATGCACGAGGTGCTCGGTGACGCCTACGAACCGTGTCCCCTCCTCGCGGAGAAAGTCGAAAACGAGAACCTCGGCAAGAAGACCGGCAAGGGCTTCTACGACTACGAGAACGGCGGCGTCGACGTGCCGACGGACGCCGCCCGCGACGACGTGAAGCACCGACTGCTCGCCGTGATGGCCAACGAAGTCGCGGCGCTCGTCGAGAACGACGTCGCCGACGCCGACGCCATCGACCGCGCGGTGATGCTCGGCGGCGGCTTCCCGGACGGTCCGGCGAAGATGGCCGACGACGCGGGTCTCTCGACGCTCGTCGAGACGCTCGACGAACTGCGCGAGGAGACCGACGCGGAACGCTACGAGGTGGTCGACCACCTCCGCGAACTCGCCGAATCGGGCGAAGGGTTCCACGGCGGCGACGACGGCGAGGAGGGTTCCCTGGAGTTCGACAACGTCCGCGTCGAGATGGAAGGGGCCGTCGCTCACGTCGTCCTCGACCGACCGCACCGCCTCAACACCATCAGCGGCGACCTGATGGACGACCTCTCCGACGCCATCGACGCGCTGAGCGAGGACGACGAGGTGCGCGCCATCCTCCTGACCGGCGCCGGCGACCGAGCGTTCTCCGCTGGAGCCGACGTGACGAGCATGGCCGCCGGCGGCGCGGACCCGATTCCGGCCGTCGAACTCTCGCGGAAGGGTCAGCAGACGTTCGGCAAACTCGAAGAGTGCGACAAGCCCGTCGTCGTCGGCATCGACGGCTACTGTCTCGGCGGCGGAATGGAACTCGCCGCGTGCGCGGACCTCCGCATCGCCACCGAGCGCTCCGAACTCGGCCAACCGGAACACGACCTCGGCCTTCTACCGGGGTGGGGCGGCACCGTCCGCCTCCAGCGCATCGTCGGCACCGGCCGCGCGAAGGAGATAATCTTTACGGCGGAGCGCTACGACGCCGAGACGATGGCCGACTACGGCTTCCTCAACCGCGTCGTCGACAACGACGAACTCGAAGCCGAGGCGATGGAACTCGCGCAGTCGCTCGCCGGCGGTCCGCCCATCGCCCAGCGCTACACGAAGCGCGCGATGCACCGCGGCTGGGAGGACACCGAGGCCGGACTGGAGGTCGAAGCGCAGGCGTTCGGCATCCTGTTTACGACCGACGACCTGATGGAGGGAGTCATGGCCTTCTCCAGCGACCGCGAACCGGAGTTCGAGGGGAAATAA
- a CDS encoding DUF7344 domain-containing protein — protein MGAALRRRQRGSDRQKSLAETDIYDVLKNERRQHVVELLADRAETQSVRALSEHIASIETDSDTPPRNVRHSVYVSLCQTHIPKLDDLGIVDYDADAKDVAPGQHTQTVAAYLLDTPADRSRHDEYYLGFGVLGSALVAAGVLGAPVLSAAPAVVGLAFLVLTALAAGFFVARSRFPALRR, from the coding sequence ATGGGAGCAGCGCTCCGACGGCGACAGAGGGGGAGCGACCGGCAGAAGTCGCTCGCGGAGACGGACATCTACGACGTGTTGAAAAACGAGCGTAGACAGCACGTCGTCGAACTGCTCGCGGACCGAGCAGAGACGCAGTCGGTCAGAGCGCTCTCCGAGCACATCGCTTCGATCGAGACGGACAGCGACACTCCCCCACGCAACGTCCGTCACAGCGTCTACGTCTCGCTCTGCCAGACGCACATCCCGAAACTCGACGACCTCGGTATCGTCGACTACGACGCCGACGCGAAAGACGTCGCTCCCGGACAGCACACCCAGACCGTCGCCGCGTATCTGCTGGACACGCCCGCCGACCGGTCTCGACACGACGAGTACTATCTCGGTTTCGGCGTCCTCGGGTCCGCGCTCGTCGCCGCCGGCGTACTCGGCGCACCCGTCCTGTCGGCCGCTCCGGCAGTCGTCGGGTTGGCGTTTCTGGTGCTGACGGCGCTCGCGGCCGGCTTTTTCGTCGCCCGTAGTCGCTTTCCGGCGCTCCGACGCTGA
- a CDS encoding DUF7344 domain-containing protein, which yields MTRTETEKPPADQLSEADVHDVLRNDRRRLTLERLAETGEETVRDLSEHIGAIESGEDPPPRNVRQSVYISLHQTHLPKLDDLGVVDYDDNSKNVSLEGNADRVLAYMRFSGTDDPDAPPYALGIGVLGLLFIALWMSLPDTVGPVVAAGCALLFAVLTAYEAHTYLSRDE from the coding sequence ATGACGCGAACGGAGACCGAGAAGCCACCGGCCGACCAACTCTCCGAAGCCGACGTTCACGACGTCCTTCGGAACGACCGGCGACGGCTGACGCTCGAACGACTCGCCGAGACCGGCGAGGAGACCGTTCGGGACCTCTCCGAGCACATCGGCGCGATAGAGTCCGGCGAGGACCCGCCGCCGCGGAACGTGAGACAGAGCGTCTACATCTCCTTGCACCAGACGCACCTGCCGAAACTCGACGACCTCGGCGTCGTCGACTACGACGACAACTCGAAGAACGTCTCGCTGGAGGGCAACGCCGACCGAGTGCTCGCCTACATGCGATTTTCCGGCACCGACGACCCCGACGCGCCGCCGTACGCGTTGGGCATCGGTGTGTTGGGCTTACTGTTTATCGCTCTCTGGATGTCTCTCCCCGATACCGTCGGTCCCGTCGTCGCCGCGGGATGTGCACTGCTCTTCGCCGTTCTCACGGCGTACGAAGCGCATACGTATCTCTCTCGGGACGAGTAA
- a CDS encoding putative ATP-dependent zinc protease, which translates to MALSDDETVRVGVLSLHNSKETKAILNAVEELGHEPVWLRRENTAMSIEDSEVSIEPSVDVIANRLLLSNTEEPAEGLGLATTFNRVRPMLNEPGAVLTAIHKFATAATLADWNIQVPDALLALSNDRLNQGRQQFGDVGVYKTAIGTHGGGTWKVDLTEPVNPKVGNRQAFLQELIERDSDRHRDLRVYVVGEEIVGAMHRYAPEGDWRTNVALGGDVQNATETMPDEAAETALYASEVIGLDYAGVDLVEGNDGWYVLEVNPTAGFKGLYKATGKSPAPYIAQLAIERAGGDVDDVRVEELSSTLDDSRPSCMPRIEPPENEEVPMIGYIEDVVVSGTSGSTQALAKSDTGATRTSIDTSLAAEIGAGPIKSMTRVKSGSMKRGKARPVVDLVIGIGGNQHTVTASVEDRSHMDFPLLLGRDILEHYRVDVRRRADADAKDDDEREEEYLE; encoded by the coding sequence ATGGCACTTTCAGACGACGAGACGGTGCGCGTCGGGGTTCTCTCGCTGCACAACAGCAAAGAGACGAAGGCGATCCTCAACGCCGTCGAGGAACTCGGTCACGAGCCCGTGTGGCTTCGCCGCGAGAACACCGCGATGAGCATCGAGGACAGCGAGGTGTCCATCGAACCCAGTGTCGACGTCATCGCGAACCGACTGCTCCTCTCGAACACCGAAGAACCCGCCGAGGGACTCGGTCTCGCGACGACGTTCAACCGCGTACGGCCGATGCTGAACGAACCCGGCGCGGTGCTGACGGCTATCCACAAGTTCGCGACGGCGGCGACGCTGGCCGACTGGAACATCCAGGTTCCGGACGCGCTGCTGGCGCTCTCGAACGACCGACTGAACCAGGGCCGACAGCAGTTCGGCGACGTGGGCGTCTACAAGACCGCCATCGGCACCCACGGCGGCGGGACGTGGAAGGTCGACCTCACCGAACCCGTCAACCCGAAGGTCGGCAACCGCCAGGCGTTCCTGCAGGAGCTCATCGAACGCGACAGCGACCGACACCGGGACCTGCGCGTCTACGTCGTCGGCGAGGAGATCGTCGGCGCGATGCACCGCTACGCCCCCGAGGGCGACTGGCGGACGAACGTCGCCCTCGGCGGCGACGTCCAGAACGCCACCGAGACGATGCCCGACGAGGCGGCCGAAACCGCGCTCTACGCGTCAGAGGTCATCGGCCTCGACTACGCCGGCGTCGACCTCGTGGAGGGCAACGACGGCTGGTACGTCCTCGAAGTGAACCCGACGGCCGGGTTCAAGGGGCTGTACAAAGCGACCGGCAAGAGCCCCGCGCCGTACATCGCGCAGTTGGCCATCGAGCGCGCCGGCGGCGACGTCGACGACGTGCGCGTCGAGGAGTTGTCGAGCACGCTCGACGACTCGCGGCCGTCGTGCATGCCGCGCATCGAACCCCCGGAGAACGAGGAGGTGCCGATGATTGGCTACATCGAGGACGTGGTCGTCAGCGGTACCAGCGGGTCGACGCAGGCGCTCGCTAAATCCGACACGGGCGCGACCCGGACGAGCATCGATACGTCGCTCGCCGCCGAAATCGGCGCGGGTCCAATCAAGAGCATGACGCGCGTCAAATCCGGTAGCATGAAGCGCGGGAAGGCCCGCCCGGTCGTCGACCTCGTCATCGGTATCGGCGGCAACCAGCACACGGTGACCGCGAGCGTCGAGGACCGCAGCCACATGGATTTCCCGCTCCTCTTGGGCCGCGACATCCTCGAACACTACCGCGTCGACGTCCGTCGCCGCGCAGACGCCGACGCCAAGGACGACGACGAACGCGAAGAGGAGTACCTCGAGTAA
- a CDS encoding succinylglutamate desuccinylase/aspartoacylase family protein — protein MSDDSSFTYNGGRVDPGETQNLRYSVSETYLGDPVRIPVTIVNGERDGPTVFLSAAAHGDELNGIEVVRTVAHGWDHDELRGTLVCMPVLNVPGFLAQQRYLPILDRDLNRSFPGSESSTSAKRMAYQIFQNFIEPCDVGLDFHTSTRGRTNMLHVRGNLADEGVNRLARAFGSNVILDGEGPDGSLRGEATRAGVPTITLEMGEAHRFQRGLIDEALDGVRSVFAEYGLTETDSVRWPGWRTVITGDREKTWIRADAGGIVDMHYSRGALVHEGDRICTITNPFLDDNIAVEAPFTGLLVGILENPVVYPGNPICHLVELSTSTRRVLEREQSPAAEAET, from the coding sequence ATGAGCGACGACTCGTCCTTCACCTACAACGGGGGGAGGGTCGACCCGGGCGAGACGCAGAACCTCCGGTACAGCGTGAGTGAGACGTACCTCGGCGACCCGGTTCGGATTCCGGTCACCATCGTCAACGGCGAGCGCGACGGGCCCACGGTGTTTCTCTCGGCGGCGGCGCACGGCGACGAACTGAACGGCATCGAAGTGGTTCGGACCGTCGCCCACGGGTGGGACCACGACGAGCTCCGCGGGACGCTCGTCTGCATGCCCGTCCTGAACGTGCCGGGGTTTCTCGCCCAGCAGCGGTATCTCCCGATTCTCGACCGCGACCTGAACCGCTCGTTTCCGGGGTCGGAGAGTTCGACGAGCGCGAAGCGGATGGCGTACCAGATCTTCCAGAACTTCATCGAGCCGTGCGACGTCGGCCTCGACTTCCACACCTCCACCCGCGGTCGGACGAACATGCTCCACGTCCGCGGTAACCTCGCCGACGAGGGCGTGAACCGACTCGCGCGCGCCTTCGGTTCGAACGTCATCCTCGACGGCGAGGGGCCGGACGGGTCGCTCCGCGGGGAGGCGACGCGCGCGGGCGTCCCGACCATCACGCTGGAGATGGGCGAGGCGCACCGCTTCCAGCGGGGGCTCATCGACGAGGCGCTCGACGGCGTCCGAAGCGTCTTCGCCGAGTACGGCCTCACCGAGACCGACAGCGTCCGCTGGCCGGGGTGGCGGACGGTCATCACGGGCGACCGCGAGAAGACGTGGATTCGCGCCGACGCCGGCGGCATCGTCGACATGCACTACTCGCGGGGGGCGCTCGTCCACGAGGGCGACCGCATCTGCACCATCACGAACCCGTTTCTCGACGACAACATCGCCGTCGAAGCGCCGTTCACGGGGCTGCTCGTCGGTATCTTGGAGAACCCGGTCGTCTACCCGGGCAACCCCATCTGCCACCTCGTCGAGCTGAGCACGTCGACGCGGCGGGTGCTCGAACGCGAGCAGTCGCCGGCCGCAGAGGCCGAGACCTGA
- a CDS encoding YeaH/YhbH family protein — MGLRDDLERFREVGEERREDLEEFISYGDLGGSGANSINIPIKVVDLPEFAYDVRDRGGVGQGQGGTPDVGQPVGPPQPGDGDGDEEGDPGEEGADHEYYQMDPEEFAQELDEQLGLDLEPKGKEVIEEIEGDFTDVTRSGPNSTLDFERLFKEGLKRKLSMDFDEEYVREALKVEGKDAEDVFRWARENNILVSWAWVDDAYGDVPDDERDKWSSFEEMEENVERTTTLQRIRREGLREVPFRREDERYRHPEIIEKKEKNVVVVNIRDVSGSMREKKRELVERTFTPLDWYLTGKYDNAEFVYIAHDAEAWQVEREEFFGIRSGGGTKISSAYELAAAILEEEYPWHEWNRYVFAAGDSENSSNDTTENVVPLMEDIPANLHAYVETQPGGNAINATHAEEVERALGGSGNVVVARVSRPEDVIDAIYDILSTEDDDQ, encoded by the coding sequence ATGGGACTGAGAGACGACCTCGAACGGTTCCGCGAAGTGGGCGAAGAGCGCCGCGAAGACCTCGAAGAGTTCATCAGCTACGGTGACCTCGGCGGGTCGGGCGCGAACAGCATCAACATCCCCATCAAGGTGGTGGACCTCCCGGAGTTCGCCTACGACGTCCGCGACCGCGGCGGCGTCGGACAGGGACAGGGAGGGACGCCTGACGTGGGCCAGCCCGTCGGCCCGCCGCAACCCGGCGACGGCGACGGCGACGAGGAGGGCGACCCCGGCGAGGAGGGTGCAGACCACGAGTACTACCAGATGGACCCCGAGGAGTTCGCCCAAGAGCTCGACGAGCAGCTCGGATTAGACCTCGAACCCAAAGGCAAGGAGGTCATCGAGGAGATAGAGGGCGACTTCACCGACGTGACGCGAAGCGGCCCGAACAGCACGCTCGACTTCGAGCGCCTGTTCAAGGAGGGGCTGAAGCGCAAGCTCTCGATGGACTTCGACGAGGAGTACGTCAGAGAGGCGCTGAAAGTCGAGGGCAAGGACGCCGAAGACGTGTTCCGCTGGGCCCGAGAGAACAACATCCTCGTCTCGTGGGCGTGGGTCGACGACGCCTACGGCGACGTCCCCGACGACGAGCGCGACAAGTGGTCGAGCTTCGAGGAGATGGAGGAGAACGTCGAACGGACGACCACGCTCCAGCGCATCCGCCGCGAGGGCCTGCGCGAAGTGCCGTTCCGCCGCGAGGACGAGCGCTACCGCCACCCCGAGATAATCGAGAAGAAGGAGAAGAACGTCGTCGTCGTCAACATCCGCGACGTGTCGGGGTCGATGCGCGAGAAGAAGCGCGAACTCGTCGAGCGGACGTTCACGCCGCTCGACTGGTATCTGACCGGCAAGTACGACAACGCCGAGTTCGTCTACATCGCCCACGACGCCGAGGCGTGGCAGGTCGAGCGCGAGGAGTTCTTCGGCATCCGCTCGGGCGGCGGCACGAAGATTTCCTCTGCGTACGAACTCGCCGCGGCGATTCTCGAAGAGGAGTACCCGTGGCACGAGTGGAACCGCTACGTGTTCGCGGCGGGCGACAGCGAGAACTCCTCGAACGACACGACCGAGAACGTCGTGCCGCTGATGGAGGATATTCCGGCGAACCTGCACGCGTACGTCGAGACGCAACCCGGCGGCAACGCCATCAACGCGACGCACGCCGAGGAGGTCGAACGGGCGCTCGGCGGCAGCGGAAACGTCGTCGTCGCGCGCGTCTCGCGCCCCGAGGACGTGATCGACGCCATCTACGACATCCTGAGCACGGAGGACGACGACCAATGA